In Antarcticibacterium arcticum, the genomic stretch ACTTTTTTTGAGCTTATAACCGGTGAATTTTCTAATTATTAAAAATAATTAGATTTTTTTTTGGCGCTATCTATTTGAGAAACACAAATTTGAGAGGGGTAGGAAGAGGGGTTGGAAACAAAATTAAAAAAAATGTTTGTGGAATATAAAAACAGCTGTATATTTGCCCTCGCAATCAAGCAACGGTCTGGTAGTTCAGTTGGTTAGAATACCTGCCTGTCACGCAGGGGGTCGCGAGTTCGAGTCTCGTCCAGACCGCAAAATTGCAAAAGAAAACAAGCTCTAAGAAATTGGAGCTTTTTTTTGCGCTATAATGAAGTTGTGTTGTGTGTCCCATTTATTTGGGATATGTGGTTGAGATACTAATTCTATTAGTATTGAGCCAATGAGAAGCTTTTTTCCATACTATTGGAAAGAGGCTTTTTTGTTTTTAGAGAGGTTTGAAACTTCCTCTACAATTTCTGTATAGGATGAGAATTCACGATTCCGGTTTTTATGGAGAGTGCATGTTCATTGCCATTATAAAAAAAGCTGCCTCAGTTTCTTGAGACAGCTTCTAAAATTTAAATTTAAGGCTAACTTATTCCTTTAGGAATTGTTCGCTGAAAAATTGCCCGGTTCCGGTTTGAAGCTTAAGCACATACATGCCCTGATATAGGCCCGAGACATCAATGGATTCCTTGTTGTTGACAGATTTAAAGTTGTAGGTCTTCATCAACTTACCGGATACATCATAAATTGCAATTTGCCTTATGGTGTGATCTTCAATTTCAACATTAAGATTGTTCACCGCTGGGTTTGGATACAAAGTTAACTGAGTTTTATCCTGTTTCGCGGTAGAATCTGGTTCCTCACTAACAAGCATTTGTGTTTCCTGGGTTTGTGGGGTACCTGTAACACTCACTTCTTCAAAAGTGGCTACCGTGGTATTTCCACTTTCTCCCGAGGTAACTGCTAGGCCCAGAAATAGGTCACTCGTTGTATTGAATTTAAAGGTACCCATTAATTGCCAGTTGCCATTTGTTGATGATACATAGGAGGAAACATCTTTTCCATTGCGAACAATTCTTATGTATTGGGGTATTGCAGAAGCCTGAGGAGTTCCCGTAATTGTGCCGCCTGTTGATTTTCTATACTGAAACCCAGTGGTAGCACCGGTTAAACCGGTACTCATAGTTGTCATTGCAAATTTTGAGTCGGCCTGTAAAGTTTCTCTTATCATCACGGCCGCCTTGGCGCTACCAGTAGTTCTTTGCAATCCTGTTACCCGCGCAATAATTTCCATATCTCCGGAAAGTTCCTGGTAAGTAAAATGAAATGCATCAGATTTTCCTGAAATTCCGGTTCCTGCAGCGGTGACCTCAAATGTGCCATCCATATAGCAAAGATCTCCGGCTGTATTCGTAATCCCTATATCAGCTGTTTTCCAGGGGCTGGGTGCAGCTATACAGTAATCGAAATCTTTCACAGTACTCAATGTCCCTGAACCCTTAAAAGTTCCGGTAAAGGCTCTAAAACCATCTGCAGCATTTACTTCAGTGAGTACTCCGTTGAGCTGGAAATTTCCCTGTCTGTCATTGGCGTCGTCAATATTTTGGCTGTCAACCTTTATAGGGATCAATTCAGCAGGAACATCGAAAGCGGCTAACTCGTCATCAGTAAAATAAAGGGTGATATCATAGGGGGCATTCTCATTTGTGGCGCTTATACTGAAGGCTTTGGATGGTCGTGCGGTAGAGATATTTGAAAATGTTTGAAAGCTGTTTCCTTCATCTATTACGGCCAGGGTTACACAACCAAGATCTTCAGATGCATTTTCAATTTTAGCAATAAGCGCCTGGTCTGTCTCACTTAAGAAATAAACAGTACTTCCAGTATGTACTGTAGCTGTTGCCTGATCATTGGCCTGAGTTTCAATACCGGCAGGTAACGCGGTAATTTTTACGTTGTCTATTGTAAAACTGAATTCTGTACCCACCAGGGTATCATTAAACCATCTCCAGCCCAAATAGAAGGATTTACCGTCCAATTCACTTAAGAGCAAGCTGAATAATCCACTTGCCGGGGCCACTCCCGCAGCATCTCCCACAAATTTTTCTACTGAAGTATAGTTTACCCCATCTAGAGAGAACACAAATTCACCATAATCATACAGTATACTGGGATCGGGATCTGTTTCTCCTCCTGCTTCCCAATTAAAACTCACCGTAATATCACTTGCTCCCGCAGCGTTAATTAAAGGAGATCGTAAAATGGTATTTGAACCAGATAGTTGGTCATAATAAGGGGTATCAGTTGTCCCGTCAGTTACATAAGCTTTCCCCGCTGCGGTGAGGTTACCATTGGTTTTCCAGGTATTCACACCTTCAGTTGCCGAAACTATTGACCAGCCTGCCGGAATTCCGGAAACCGAAAATTCTTCAGTAGGTAAAAGATCAAAAGTTTCTTTTCCTGTTCTTGGAGCGAAATCATTATCTGAGATCCCAAACTCCTGCTTGTGAAATTCTCCATTATAAACAAAGGAAAGTACTATGGACTCACTTCCTTCAATCACAGCGTCATCATATACCGTCACCTCAATATGTTTAATTTCAGAACCATTAAAAGTGAGATTTTGGGTAGAAAGATCAAAATCCTCCCCCAAAGTTGCGGTACTTCCAGCCAGGCTAAGGGAAATAGAAGCTGATGGAGATACTTCCACGCCCTGGATTGCTATGGAATAGGTATTAAAGTCTTCACATCCATTTACTAAATTGGCTTCATTATAGATTTGAATATTCTTATTATTGAAAGTAATGGTGTTAGGTTCCCCGGTGTTGTAGGCATCTCCAATATCTACAGCATGCCAGGCATTTGTAGTTTGTTGCTCCTCGTGAGAACCAATTCCGTAAAGCGTTTGAGCCACAAGAATTGAGGTAGCGCGCATATCGGCAAATTTGGCATTAGGCGAAAGCATAGTTTCTGCGATGTAAGCAATTTGAGAGGATTTCTCAAAACCTAATCCTACTACCGTATAAGAGTTCCCGGCATCTGTAACCTGATCATCGGCCGATTGTTTTTGGAATCCCGGTGAGAAGTTCTGTCCGCTCCCCGCAACCATGAAGTAGTACCATTTGTTAAGCACACCGCTATTGGTATGTACTCCACATTGATCATTTGCCAGGGTAGGAGTTCCACATTCAGGTTCTATCCAATTTTGACCTCCATAAGAATCTGGATCTCCTGCAGCTTTAGGGTCATCCATCCAGCGTAAAGCTCTGGCACCTGCTTCTCCCGGTTGTAATCCTCCATCCCGCTCATCAATCTGTTCACCTATTCCCCACGGGTCATAATTAAGGCTGCCATCAATATGGGTAAGCACATAATTCTCTACGGCTGCAGCCCAAATGTCAGAAAAACCTTCGTTCATAGCGCCAGATTCTCTCTGGTAAACCAGGTTTGCAGTAAATTCACAAACCCCATGTCCTATTTCGTGGGCACAAACATCCATAGAAGTAAGTGGAGCAAAGGATCCATTTGGGTTTGTACCTCCCTGGTAACTCCCATCACCATAGGTCATGGCCGAACCATTCCAGAAAGCATTGTCATAGGCATCCCCATAATGCACAAAATTTAAAACTTTTGTTCCCTTGTTGTCATAGCTAAACCTGTTATGAACATTTTTCCAGTAATCCAGAACAACCTCTGCTCCCCAATGGGCATCCAGGGCTACATCGTCATTGTTGGTTTCATTGAAAATGGGATAAATATTTGTGGTTGAAAAATTGTCTTTTCTGTGCTCGGCTGCCGTCCAGTTGTTATCTGCAGTTTCAGAATGAAGGAGACTGCTATCCCCATCGGCAATAGGTTCAGCGAACATAGTGAGTGCAGGAATACTTAAAGGTAATCCCCCTTTTCCTTCGTAAGAAAATGTTTCATTTTCAATACCGCTGGGTGTAATACCTTTTAAAATAAAATTTCCGTTTTCATCTTTAGATGTATCAAAATTCCTGTTCCCTGCATATCTGGTATCTCCAGACCCTGTTAAGAATACTTGTACAGGAATCGGGTTTTTTGTGCTTTTCAGGGTTTTTACCACATCATTTTTTGTATGAATTCCATTTGCATGTTTTATAATAGCATCAACCAATAAGATCTCACCGGTATTTGCGTCAACATACACATCATCACGGGACAGGGGCTCAGCAGCATAAATATCAAATTTATACGCCAGGGAAATGTCAATGCTTGAAGTAGCATAATTATCTACCAGTACTAATTCCCCTTGAGGATAAAGCTCGGCATAAGCCGCGGTTTTTTCCGGCGAATCCTCCAATAAATCGAGGGTTTCCCAGGCGTAGGTTAAAGCACCGATATGATCTAATGCTTTGTTTAATGCTGCGTCCTCACTTAAGCTGGCAGTAGTGTTAAGGCTGGCTGGCAAATTGTAGTATTCTGCAGTATATGCGAGGACTATATCTTTTCTGGAAATTGATTTAAACACCCCATGCTCAACTTTAATTCCATTATAATATTGCTGAAATCTATGAACATCAAAACCATTGTTGCTGGTAGTGGCTTCAAGTATGAAAGTGGTTTCCCCTGCAAGACCCAAAATTTCTGTTAGAAAACCCGGAGTGTCAAAAACAGAGAGAGGAGCTGCCGAGTGATCCATAATAATTTGAGAAGGGGTTTCCCGAACCGGGTCCATTATAAAACTTTTAACCCGGGATTCGTTGCGTAAATTCTCGGTAATTTGTTCGGTAGATGTTTGAGCCTGAAGGGAGCAAATTCCTAAACTCCAAAAAACAAATAAAAAGGTAGGGCTCTTTAGTAGTTGTTTGATCATTCTGTAAATTTTAAGTTAGTTAAGTTATTAATGAGATAAAAAAGAAGGGATTTGGAACCTTTTATAAATGTTAAAATTTAAAACCAAATACGCTTTTCAACCTCAGAATCTCTAAAACTACTTGTATCATATGAAGTCAGATCCCAATTTTTTGTCAAACATTTCTTAATTTATTCTTAAACCCTTATAAAAATGTTTTTCAAATTAACTTTTAGAATTGGCAAATTGAGGGGAAAGGAAAAAATGGAAATGAGAAACTTCGGGGTGAACACAGGCTTTTTACAGGGAATAAAAAAAGATTTTCATAACATTTAATTTCTTTCTTACAATGACGAAATTGTATCATTCAAAAAATCAAATCTAAATTTGTTAAACGACGAATTGATCAAGGAATGAAAAAAATGATATTATATAGAGGAGAAAGAAAGTTCAATTATATTAGGCTACAGGAAAGATTTAATAGAAACTGACCGGGGCTATTTATTACTGAGGCTGATCTGGTCAAAAAATTTAAAAAAAGTTCATTATGGATCGTAGATCATTCGTTAAAAAAAATATTGCTGCTTCCGCTTTATTGGGTTTGGGTGTTAACGGGATATATGCCTCGGAATTAGGAAATTTAAAGCACAAGCTTCCGACTAAAAATTTTAAATTGAATTACGCCCCGCATTTGGGAATGTTTGAAGCTCATGCCGGAAGTGATCCTGTAAACCAGCTTAATTTTATGGCCGATAATGGATTTTCAGCCTTTGAGGATAATGAAATGAGAAGTCGTTCTGCGTCGGTTCAGGAAAAGATGGCTGTCACCATGTCCAATAGAAATATGACGATGGGGGTTTTTGTGGCTCATGATATTTATTGGACAAAGCCTAACCTTACCGGTGGTGACATAGCATTGAGGGATGAATTCCTGAAACAGATTGAACAATCTGTTGAGGTTGCAAAAAGGGTAAATGCAAAATGGATGACTGTTGTCCCCGGTTATGTTGATAAGCGAAAAAATATGCAATACCAAACGGTGAATGTTATTGAATCTTTAAAAAGAGCATCTGAAATTCTGGAACCACACGGAATCATTATGGTGCTGGAACCCTTAAATTTTAGGGATCATCCGGGCCAGTTTTTATCTGAATCTCCACAGTGCTATCAAATTTGTAAAGCTGTAAATAGTCCTTCTTGTAAGATGCTATTTGATATTTACCATCAACAAATCCAGGAAGGAAATTTAATTCCAAATATAGAAGCAAGCTGGGATGAAATTGCCTATTTTCAGGTTGGGGACAACCCGGGAAGGAATGAGCCCACAACTGGTGAGATAAATTATAAGAATGTTTTTAAATTTATTCATTCAAAGGGTTTTAATGGCGTAGTAGGTATGGAACATGGAAATTCAATAGATGGAAAGGAAGGGGAACTGGCAGTTATAGAGGCATATAAAAAGAGTGATAATTTTTAGTAATGTAAAAGATGGGGTATTCCTCCGGGAACTTTTAATTTAATTATTGAAACTTTAAATCCTTATAAAGAACAACCAAACCAAATTTTACCAAAATATATGAACACAACTCCTGAACATAACGAGCGCATGGCCAAGTTGACTTTTGCATCTGTTTATCCTCACTATTTGACCAAGGTGGAGAAAAAAGGAAGAACAAAAGAAGATTTACACCAGGTGATCTCCTGGCTCACCGGCTATGATGACCACAAGCTTAAAGAGCTAATAAACGAAAAAGTAACCTTCGAAACATTTTTTGCAAACGCCAACTTGCATCCCAACGCTTCTCAAATAACCGGATTGATATGTGGTTACCGGATTGAAGAAATTGAAAATCCTTTAACCCGCCAGGTTAGATATTTGGACAAGTTGGTAGACGAACTTGCGAAAGGTAAAAAA encodes the following:
- a CDS encoding M4 family metallopeptidase, translated to MIKQLLKSPTFLFVFWSLGICSLQAQTSTEQITENLRNESRVKSFIMDPVRETPSQIIMDHSAAPLSVFDTPGFLTEILGLAGETTFILEATTSNNGFDVHRFQQYYNGIKVEHGVFKSISRKDIVLAYTAEYYNLPASLNTTASLSEDAALNKALDHIGALTYAWETLDLLEDSPEKTAAYAELYPQGELVLVDNYATSSIDISLAYKFDIYAAEPLSRDDVYVDANTGEILLVDAIIKHANGIHTKNDVVKTLKSTKNPIPVQVFLTGSGDTRYAGNRNFDTSKDENGNFILKGITPSGIENETFSYEGKGGLPLSIPALTMFAEPIADGDSSLLHSETADNNWTAAEHRKDNFSTTNIYPIFNETNNDDVALDAHWGAEVVLDYWKNVHNRFSYDNKGTKVLNFVHYGDAYDNAFWNGSAMTYGDGSYQGGTNPNGSFAPLTSMDVCAHEIGHGVCEFTANLVYQRESGAMNEGFSDIWAAAVENYVLTHIDGSLNYDPWGIGEQIDERDGGLQPGEAGARALRWMDDPKAAGDPDSYGGQNWIEPECGTPTLANDQCGVHTNSGVLNKWYYFMVAGSGQNFSPGFQKQSADDQVTDAGNSYTVVGLGFEKSSQIAYIAETMLSPNAKFADMRATSILVAQTLYGIGSHEEQQTTNAWHAVDIGDAYNTGEPNTITFNNKNIQIYNEANLVNGCEDFNTYSIAIQGVEVSPSASISLSLAGSTATLGEDFDLSTQNLTFNGSEIKHIEVTVYDDAVIEGSESIVLSFVYNGEFHKQEFGISDNDFAPRTGKETFDLLPTEEFSVSGIPAGWSIVSATEGVNTWKTNGNLTAAGKAYVTDGTTDTPYYDQLSGSNTILRSPLINAAGASDITVSFNWEAGGETDPDPSILYDYGEFVFSLDGVNYTSVEKFVGDAAGVAPASGLFSLLLSELDGKSFYLGWRWFNDTLVGTEFSFTIDNVKITALPAGIETQANDQATATVHTGSTVYFLSETDQALIAKIENASEDLGCVTLAVIDEGNSFQTFSNISTARPSKAFSISATNENAPYDITLYFTDDELAAFDVPAELIPIKVDSQNIDDANDRQGNFQLNGVLTEVNAADGFRAFTGTFKGSGTLSTVKDFDYCIAAPSPWKTADIGITNTAGDLCYMDGTFEVTAAGTGISGKSDAFHFTYQELSGDMEIIARVTGLQRTTGSAKAAVMIRETLQADSKFAMTTMSTGLTGATTGFQYRKSTGGTITGTPQASAIPQYIRIVRNGKDVSSYVSSTNGNWQLMGTFKFNTTSDLFLGLAVTSGESGNTTVATFEEVSVTGTPQTQETQMLVSEEPDSTAKQDKTQLTLYPNPAVNNLNVEIEDHTIRQIAIYDVSGKLMKTYNFKSVNNKESIDVSGLYQGMYVLKLQTGTGQFFSEQFLKE
- a CDS encoding hydroxypyruvate isomerase family protein translates to MDRRSFVKKNIAASALLGLGVNGIYASELGNLKHKLPTKNFKLNYAPHLGMFEAHAGSDPVNQLNFMADNGFSAFEDNEMRSRSASVQEKMAVTMSNRNMTMGVFVAHDIYWTKPNLTGGDIALRDEFLKQIEQSVEVAKRVNAKWMTVVPGYVDKRKNMQYQTVNVIESLKRASEILEPHGIIMVLEPLNFRDHPGQFLSESPQCYQICKAVNSPSCKMLFDIYHQQIQEGNLIPNIEASWDEIAYFQVGDNPGRNEPTTGEINYKNVFKFIHSKGFNGVVGMEHGNSIDGKEGELAVIEAYKKSDNF
- a CDS encoding DUF2200 domain-containing protein, which encodes MNTTPEHNERMAKLTFASVYPHYLTKVEKKGRTKEDLHQVISWLTGYDDHKLKELINEKVTFETFFANANLHPNASQITGLICGYRIEEIENPLTRQVRYLDKLVDELAKGKKMEKILRNSWGHAPKKNLNPGAWEKLTV